Proteins from a single region of Haloterrigena alkaliphila:
- a CDS encoding bis(5'-nucleosyl)-tetraphosphatase encodes MAVEATSAGAILFRDTRGRREYLLLKSRPGDWEFPKGGVEGDEELQQTAIREVKEEAGIEQFRLLDGFRKDYDYVFEANGKTIHKTVHLFVAKSFEASAELSNEHRDLQWRDYEQAINTVTQDGPREILEDAHEFLDERKEEDDEE; translated from the coding sequence ATGGCAGTCGAAGCTACGAGCGCAGGCGCGATCCTCTTCCGCGATACGCGGGGCCGGCGCGAGTATCTTCTACTCAAGAGCCGCCCAGGCGACTGGGAGTTTCCCAAGGGCGGTGTCGAAGGAGATGAAGAGCTACAGCAGACGGCGATCCGCGAAGTAAAGGAAGAGGCAGGTATCGAACAGTTCCGACTACTCGACGGCTTCCGCAAGGACTACGACTACGTCTTCGAGGCGAACGGCAAGACGATCCACAAGACCGTTCACCTCTTCGTTGCGAAATCGTTCGAGGCGAGCGCGGAACTCTCAAACGAACATCGCGACCTCCAGTGGCGCGACTACGAACAGGCGATCAACACCGTCACGCAGGACGGGCCGCGAGAGATCCTTGAGGACGCTCACGAGTTTCTCGACGAACGCAAGGAGGAAGACGACGAAGAGTAG
- a CDS encoding DUF5787 family protein — translation MDRYASEFPFELRTCRWAERAWPPEAAASDDRAFLVARQLGTKRRRWDTIVLECDPGALRERAKFGLERLDSDLLHVVRNAPAEWSYYRDCLPHPGYPWRYVREAIHRADDRGILETRRAGNRIEIRRKWPYPDWLERIVAIENKPDLDRSAARVLGAQLEYDVAMGLADEVWVATRTTGDRVEPALFEDLPVEAGILALDPETLAAEVAWYPRSLAVDEPGTRILERPEGGERDGSAARFEYVDPDEKAETRLEIAERAYERGWRSFVDTMRPDCRYFELRAREGAHLEPYCAAKERCQTAAECSGGCSAFEPEPPVWRTNGWPIEGGPGKRTRKLLEARRRRQRPGL, via the coding sequence GTGGACCGGTACGCAAGCGAGTTCCCGTTCGAACTCCGAACCTGTCGCTGGGCGGAACGCGCCTGGCCGCCCGAGGCGGCCGCCAGTGACGACCGCGCGTTCCTCGTCGCCCGGCAACTCGGCACGAAACGCCGCCGCTGGGATACGATCGTCCTCGAGTGCGATCCCGGGGCCCTCCGCGAGCGGGCGAAATTCGGCCTCGAACGACTCGATAGCGACCTCCTCCACGTCGTGCGGAACGCGCCCGCGGAGTGGTCCTACTACCGCGATTGTCTTCCCCATCCCGGCTACCCGTGGCGGTACGTCCGCGAAGCGATCCATCGGGCCGACGACCGCGGGATCCTCGAGACGCGCCGGGCGGGCAACCGCATCGAGATCCGCCGGAAGTGGCCCTATCCCGACTGGCTCGAGCGGATCGTCGCGATCGAGAACAAGCCCGACCTCGATAGGAGCGCCGCCCGCGTGCTGGGCGCTCAACTCGAGTACGACGTCGCGATGGGGCTAGCCGACGAGGTCTGGGTCGCCACCCGAACAACTGGCGACCGCGTCGAGCCAGCGCTCTTCGAGGATCTGCCGGTCGAGGCGGGCATCCTCGCGCTGGATCCCGAAACGCTCGCGGCCGAGGTCGCGTGGTACCCTCGCTCGCTGGCCGTCGACGAACCGGGCACGCGGATCCTCGAGCGCCCCGAGGGCGGCGAACGCGACGGTTCGGCGGCGCGGTTCGAGTACGTCGATCCCGACGAGAAGGCCGAGACGCGACTCGAGATCGCCGAGCGGGCCTACGAGCGCGGCTGGCGCTCGTTCGTGGACACGATGCGCCCCGACTGTCGCTACTTCGAGTTGCGCGCGCGGGAGGGAGCCCACCTCGAGCCCTACTGCGCGGCGAAGGAGCGGTGCCAGACGGCCGCCGAGTGCTCAGGGGGGTGCTCCGCGTTCGAACCCGAGCCGCCCGTCTGGCGGACGAACGGGTGGCCGATCGAGGGCGGACCCGGAAAGCGGACTCGGAAGTTGCTCGAGGCCCGGCGTCGGCGGCAGCGACCGGGATTGTAG
- a CDS encoding uS10/mL48 family ribosomal protein — MTFVTRLTLQSGDRAALDSIVEDIKATAERKGAALKGPHSHPPEKLSVPQSCRLHADDDRRFSSWEYTVFTRELEIHGHDNLARNVASQNFPDSVHIEAEVEQIHGAGRGN; from the coding sequence ATGACCTTCGTCACCCGTCTCACGCTCCAGAGCGGCGATCGCGCCGCGCTCGATAGCATCGTCGAGGACATCAAAGCCACCGCCGAGCGCAAGGGCGCCGCGCTGAAAGGGCCCCACTCCCACCCTCCGGAGAAGCTCTCCGTCCCGCAGTCCTGTCGGCTCCACGCCGACGACGACCGGCGGTTCTCCTCGTGGGAGTACACCGTCTTCACCCGCGAACTCGAGATTCACGGCCACGACAACCTCGCGCGCAACGTCGCCTCGCAGAACTTCCCCGACTCGGTCCACATCGAGGCCGAAGTCGAGCAGATCCACGGCGCGGGTCGGGGCAACTGA
- a CDS encoding DUF5797 family protein gives MTLSEEATERLADVVELQPTKNSELQERWDMESGSEVHQYLENELSDYYFRDDNSLIRATAEANDLVDVEPGIESDPEDDGVPSRIRVPELQSQIVAVLAGPDEESESVVSVVHKLRDEYDVDPEAEDVRSGLQSLRRKGVVEVEYRTVPTFRLTVDRDELEVAVSD, from the coding sequence ATGACGCTCTCGGAGGAGGCAACGGAACGGTTGGCGGACGTGGTGGAACTACAGCCGACGAAGAACTCGGAGCTCCAGGAGCGCTGGGACATGGAGAGCGGCAGCGAGGTCCACCAGTACCTCGAGAACGAACTGAGCGACTACTACTTCCGGGACGACAACAGCCTGATCCGCGCGACCGCCGAGGCGAACGATCTCGTCGACGTCGAACCCGGCATCGAGAGCGACCCCGAGGACGACGGCGTCCCCTCCCGGATCCGGGTACCGGAACTCCAGTCGCAGATCGTCGCGGTGCTGGCCGGGCCCGACGAGGAGTCCGAGAGCGTGGTCTCCGTGGTGCACAAACTCCGCGACGAGTACGACGTCGACCCCGAAGCCGAGGACGTCCGATCGGGCCTGCAGAGCCTGCGCCGCAAGGGCGTCGTCGAGGTCGAGTACCGCACCGTTCCCACCTTCCGGTTGACCGTCGACCGCGACGAACTCGAGGTTGCCGTCTCCGATTGA